A genome region from Cyprinus carpio isolate SPL01 chromosome B23, ASM1834038v1, whole genome shotgun sequence includes the following:
- the haus8 gene encoding HAUS augmin-like complex subunit 8, which yields MASKKQLNIRKVEKTASSDSKNLSAENEASSGNNSGARRKTKAPGTIVKPRYMQTETKAPSKGGVQQQSMLRPPRPSSPRVSNPRKPREGIPSRRTMSCLADNDSTLVASILESSNVGGNVLQSTVLDGHCIRPDFDVSVINDKVAQPNTVDPDNEERDIAMETFILAFLTAKIEHNTRKFREEAERNILAVMEKEQQLSAQVNHKKRQYLLLEKQKQLNSLLDLQIEALAPVAAAANTFAEDYKSFATAIDATRHKLPVKNVHIGEDADQFLDKAIESLNRSERVLQHFTKDIPTDCEASKQCLREIEDTANEISQQLTRTFSDLLEVSSLVSRETVLIKQSLEEEEIGRSTAQTLFCPSTL from the exons ATGGCATCCAAAAAGCAGTTAAATATACGGAAAGTAGAGAAAACAGCTTCAAGTGACTCAAAAAA tttatcAGCTGAAAATGAAGCCAGCAGTGGAAATAACAGTGGTGCACGGAGGAAAACCAAAG CGCCGGGCACGATTGTGAAGCCTCGATACATGCAAACTGAAACAAAGGCTCCTTCAAAG GGCGGTGTACAGCAGCAATCGATGCTGAGGCCACCCAGGCCGTCCTCTCCCAGAGTGAGCAACCCGCGGAAACCAAGGGAAGGCATACCGTCAAGACGTACAATGAGCTGTCTGGCAGACAATGACTCGACCT TGGTCGCCAGCATTCTGGAATCCTCAAATGTGGGAGGAAATGTCTTGCAGTCGACTGTTTTGGATGGTCACTGCATTCGTCCAGACTTTGATGTCTCTGTCATTAACG ATAAAGTTGCGCAGCCAAACACAGTGGACCCTGATAATGAGGAAAGGGACATAGCGATGGAGACCTTTATTTTGGCCTTCCTCACTGCTAAG ATTGAGCATAATACCCGGAAATTTCGAGAGGAGGCTGAGAGGAATATTCTGGCTGTGATGGAGAAAGAGCAGCAGTTGTCCGCACAAGTTAATCACAAGAAACGACAGTATCTACTGCTGGAAAAGCAGAAACAGCTCAACAGTTTACTGGACTTACAG ATTGAGGCTTTAGCTCCTGTTGCTGCTGCAGCAAACACGTTTGCAGAGGACTACAAGTCATTTGCCACTGCCATCGATGCCACGAGACACAAGCTTCCTGTGAAGAACGTGCACATAGGAGAGGACGCAGACCAGTTTTTAG ACAAAGCTATTGAATCTCTGAATCGGAGTGAGCGTGTCTTGCAACATTTTACAAAGGACATTCCCACTGATTGTGAGGCTTCAAAACAGTGTCTCAGAGAGATAGAAGATACAGCTAATGAAATCAGCCAACAGTTGACAAG GACTTTTTCCGATCTTCTGGAGGTGTCCTCACTTGTAAGCCGAGAGACCGTTTTAATCAAGCAGTCGTTGGAGGAAGAAGAGATCGGACGGAGCACAGCCCAGACACTCTTCTGTCCCTCCACGCTGTGA
- the LOC109076879 gene encoding SAC3 domain-containing protein 1-like isoform X1, giving the protein MSLKYKAEHTTSRWHQSRRGRGHRHREQGRANRERLEEQKAEDSVPCGTCLTMCPAYELRQREAQNRLHRFEMVAGTERDRLPRADVSRAVKEYSRPAAGKDSTRASDLRPPSVLLKTVCYLVDEIAASSTSQPWTEVYCFVFDRLRSVRQDMIIQRVSGPDCVAVLEKSVRFLLYASYRLCGQQRQYFDPRINDTHLQECLSWLLESYRDGKHQHQEQFQALSLLYNLGSSQAIQHVLELPERIRSSPAVQLALAVSRAHMERNPVRLLRLAQRLDFIQVCAVHRHLLPCRTELLLLYSHGHSSRNCRYPLQRLARLLFLKDALAAQLCQVCGVNVTEDWVNFSKSSFTDAPSGDLQCRCMHEPLDDEKWNGSAGSVIHGCV; this is encoded by the exons ATGTCATTAAAGTATAAAGCAGAACATACAACCAGCAG GTGGCATCAGTCTAGGAGGGGCCGGGGACACAGGCACAGGGAGCAAGGTCGAGCGAACAGGGAACGGCTGGAGGAGCAGAAAGCTGAGGACTCAGTGCCTTGTGGCACCTGTCTGACTATGTGTCCTGCCTATGAACTACGCCAGCGGGAAGCACAGAATCGACTGCACAGGTTTGAGATGGTGGCCGGCACAGAGCGGGACCGTTTGCCGCGTGCTGATGTCTCACGTGCCGTCAAAGAGTATTCGAGACCTGCAGCGGGGAAAGACTCCACGAGAGCCAGCGACCTTCGACCTCCCTCTGTGCTTTTAAAGACTGTGTGTTACCTCGTCGATGAGATTGCAGCTTCTTCTACTTCTCAGCCATGGACGGAG gtgtattgttttgtgtttgaccGTCTGCGTAGTGTTCGTCAGGACATGATTATCCAGCGTGTGTCGGGGCCGGACTGTGTGGCCGTGCTGGAGAAAAGCGTGCGTTTCCTTCTCTACGCCTCCTACAGACTCTGCGGGCAGCAGCGTCAGTATTTTGACCCGCGTATCAATGACACTCACCTGCAGGAATGCTTGAGCTGGTTGCTGGAGAGCTACAGGGATGGGAAGCACCAGCATCAAGAGCAGTTTCAGGCACTGAGTCTTCTCTATAACTTGG gttcATCTCAAGCCATTCAACATGTTCTGGAGCTGCCCGAGAGGATACGCAGCTCTCCGGCTGTTCAGCTGGCTCTGGCCGTGAGCAGAGCACATATGGAGCGCAACCCAGTTCGGCTGCTCCGTCTAGCCCAGAGACTGGACTTCATCCAGGTCTGTGCCGTCCACCGACACCTGCTGCCCTGCAGGACAGAGCTGCTCCTGCTCTACAGCCACGGACACAGCAGCCGCAACTGCCGCTACCCGCTCCAGAGACTGGCACGCCTCCTCTTTCTGAAGGACGCGCTGGCTGCACAGCTGTGCCAGGTGTGTGGCGTgaatgtcactgaagactgggtGAACTTCTCTAAGAGCTCCTTCACTGACGCTCCGTCTGGAGATCTGCAGTGCAGATGTATGCATGAGCCGCTGGATGACGAGAAGTGGAACGGTTCAGCCGGCAGCGTGATTCATGGCTGTGTCTGA
- the LOC109045562 gene encoding sorting nexin-21-like, whose translation MASKLFDRLRRTLFKEGELPAETEGHGAEDFPESSELEDDTDCVSARLGGTLCFEGEGALDSEDAGDASGPDSDSDFFGESIDNACSSTDTSPIGPSPKTSNLITRQLQENWRSSKTRCIPEKLIFEVTDASVVHETNSKYVLYTIHIIHSGTFDKTPAIITRRYTDFERLHSRLRRRHGDEMDGVFFPRKKLRKNFAAETIAKRSRAFEQYLTHLHSLPELRSTPTFLEFFYLGDLRAGQMLMRVGRYQDALGSLLNALRLQEKLGCHQLLQLNQLQRVHWFFTLSSLVTCFQELGQLSEAQEHCDRALQDLAPSQEALQQHQLHPLLIPLLQSNVRLSWKVSKDKRRWEALLQEIQEQGIDIGNQPNLKECLIKESIEDSEGLVRAKSKSEDVP comes from the exons ATGGCCTCTAAACTGTTCGACAGACTTCGCCGTACGCTGTTCAAAGAAGGGGAGCTTCCTGCGGAGACGGAGGGACACGGAGCAGAGGACTTTCCTGAAAGCTCTGAGCTCGAGGACGATACAGACTGCGTGTCGGCCAGACTCGGAGGAACCCTGTGCTTTGAGGGCGAAGGGGCCCTGGACTCTGAGGATGCAGGAGACGCGTCGGGGCCAGACAGCGACTCTGACTTCTTTGGAGAGTCCATAGATAATGCATGTAGCAGCACAG ATACCAGCCCAATAGGTCCTTCCCCAAAAACCTCAAACTTGATCACCAGACAACTACAAGAAAACTGGCGTAGCTCAAAAACCCGTTGCATTCctgaaaaacttatttttgagGTGACTGACGCCAGTGTTGTGCATGAGACAAATTCCAAGTATGTG CTCTACACGATTCACATCATCCATTCTGGGACATTTGACAAAACTCCCGCTATCATCACGCGGCGCTACACTGACTTCGAGCGTCTACACAGCCGCTTGCGCCGCCGTCACGGAGACGAGATGGATGGCGTGTTCTTCCCTCGCAAGAAGCTGCGCAAGAACTTCGCCGCCGAGACCATTGCCAAGCGCAGCCGGGCCTTCGAGCAGTACCTGACCCACCTTCACTCCCTTCCTGAACTACGGAGCACACCTACGTTTCTTGAGTTCTTCTACCTGGGTGATCTGCGCGCGGGCCAGATGCTGATGCGAGTGGGCCGGTACCAGGACGCCCTAGGCTCTCTTCTCAATGCTCTGCGACTCCAGGAGAAATTAGGATGCCATCAGCTCCTGCAGCTCAACCAGCTCCAGAGGGTTCATTGGTTCTTCACACTCTCCTCCTTGGTCACCTGCTTTCAAGAACTAGGCCAGCTCAGTGAGGCTCAGGAACACTGCGACCGAGCCCTGCAGGACCTAGCGCCTTCCCAGGAGGCTTTGCAGCAGCACCAGTTGCACCCTCTGCTCATCCCACTCCTCCAATCCAACGTCAGGCTGTCCTGGAAGGTCTCGAAGGACAAGAGGCGCTGGGAAGCTCTTCTGCAGGAGATCCAGGAGCAGGGGATTGATATCGGGAATCAGCCCAACCTAAAGGAGTGTCTAATTAAAGAGAGCATCGAGGACAGCGAGGGGCTGGTCAGGGCTAAGAGCAAAAGTGAAGATGTCCCGTAA
- the LOC109108130 gene encoding GPI transamidase component PIG-T-like, with protein MAAHRCGLSLVFILIFSSLACHSSCESLEKANEDTEEKQSVSDTPREVNSDGSIAAEDLNERRGRSTDAELDRRDGTRTSEALTPAAAARDEFQEELVIRPLHSGDIYASFQFRTLWDTDFLQEGQKVSHYRLFPKSLGQVLSKFSVRELHISFTQGFWRTMQWGQPFIPSPPGAELWVWFHDTVSDVDGNWKELTNVLSGIFCASLNFIDLTNTVQPSASFKPLGLGNATDHRFLRYATLPREIVCTENLTPWKKLLPCGSKAGLAVLLKSEKLFHSSFHSQAVHIRPVCQDEQCTSKAWELRQTLNVVFDLYTAGQGKKEWSLFKMFSRTLTEACPLATSSKVYVDITDNPEGELFELSPATPLLSQAVVLGDRRTYSVYDLSRAETFGQLRSLNLLLRWKGDGSEMLRPLLHAERYVAGFGLQTGEIHTVIYNNHPYRAFPVLLMDSVPWYLQLYIHTLTVTSKSRDNKPSYIHYQPAKDRHRPHLLEMLIQLPPHSMTEVTVQFERALLKWTEYTPDPNHGFYVGSSVVSALVPSMVAMNTNFTQDQPLFSSFVPVKEESSYFVRVYTEPLLVNLPTPDFSMPYNVICLTCTVVAVGYGSFYNLLTRTFQVDEPSLPLAKRLANLIRRIRGVPLLT; from the exons ATGGCAGCGCACAGGTGCGGTTTGTCTctagttttcattttgattttctctAGTTTAGCATGCCACAGTAGTTGTGAATCGCTTGAAAAAGCAAACGAGGATACAGAAGAGAAGCAGAGCGTTTCAGACACGCCCCGAGAGGTGAATAGCGACGGCAGTATCGCCGCGGAGGATCTGAATGAAAGGCGAGGGCGGTCGACTGATGCAGAGCTGGACAGAAGAGACGGCACGAGAACCAGCGAGGCTTtaacaccagcagcagcagcgagaGATGAGTTTCAGGAGGAGCTGGTCATCCGGCCCCTGCACTCCGGAGACATTTATGCCAGCTTCCAGTTCCGCACACTGTGGGACACTGACTTCCTGCAAGAGGGGCAGAAGG TTTCTCATTACCGGCTGTTCCCCAAATCCCTCGGTCAAGTGCTGTCCAAGTTTTCAGTGCGGGAGCTGCACATCTCCTTCACCCAGGGCTTCTGGAGGACCATGCAGTGGGGGCAGCCCTTCATCCCCTCTCCTCCTGGAGCAGAGCTGTGGGTGTGGTTCCACGACACCGTGAGCGA TGTGGATGGAAACTGGAAGGAACTTACCAACGTCCTCTCTGGGATCTTCTGTGCATCTCTGAACTTCATTGACCTGACCAACACCGTACAGCCCAGTGCTTCTTTTAAACCGCTGGGACTGGGAAACG CTACAGATCACCGTTTTTTACGTTATGCGACACTACCACGTGAAATCGTCTGCACTGAGAACCTCACACCCTGGAAGAAGCTTCTCCCTTGTGGTTCTAAG GCGGGTCTGGCAGTTCTCCTGAAGTCAGAGAAGCTGTTTCACAGCAGTTTCCATTCCCAGGCTGTTCACATCAGACCCGTCTGTCAG GATGAACAATGCACAAGTAAAGCGTGGGAGCTGAGACAAACtctaaatgttgtgtttgatCTCTACACTGCAGGCCAAGGCAAaaagg AATGGTCTTTGTTCAAGATGTTTTCTCGAACTTTGACAGAGGCTTGTCCTCTTGCTACCTCTAGTAAAGTCTACGTGGACATCACGGACAACCCTGAG GGGGAGCTGTTTGAGTTGAGTCCTGCAACTCCTCTGCTCAGCCAAGCTGTGGTGCTGGGGGATCGCAGGACATATTCAGTATATGACCTGAGCAGAGCTGAGACGTTTGGCCAGTTACGTTCACTCAATCTCCTTCTGCGCTGGAAAGGAGACGGTA GTGAGATGCTGCGTCCTCTGCTGCATGCAGAGCGCTACGTGGCTGGTTTTGGGCTGCAGACAGGGGAAATCCACACTGTCATCTATAATAACCACCCATATCGGGCTTTTCCTGTGCTGCTGATGGATTCAGTGCCCTGGTACCTGCAACTGTACATTCACACCCTGACAGTCACCAGCAAGTCCCGTGATAACAAGCCCA GTTACATTCACTACCAGCCTGCTAAAGACCGCCATCGTCCTCATCTACTGGAGATGCTGATTCAGTTACCCCCTCACTCTATGACCGAGGTCACTGTACAGTTTGAGAGGGCCCTGCTCAAATGGACTGAGTACACACCTGATCCTAACCACGGCTTCTACGTTGG TTCATCTGTGGTCAGCGCCCTTGTGCCAAGTATGGTTGCAATGAACACCAACTTCACACAAGACCAACCGTTGTTTAGCAGTTT TGTCCCAGTCAAAGAAGAATCAAGCTACTTTGTGCGAGTGTACACCGAACCACTGCTGGTAAATCTACCCACACCTGACTTCAGCATGCCCTACAACGTCATCTGCCTCACCTGCACGGTGGTCGCGGTGGGCTACGGCTCCTTTTACAACTTGCTGACCCGCACCTTCCAGGTGGATGAACCGAGCCTGCCGCTGGCGAAGCGATTGGCCAACCTCATCCGTCGCATAAGGGGAGTGCCACTGCTGACCTAA
- the LOC109076879 gene encoding SAC3 domain-containing protein 1-like isoform X2 has translation MNETAMSVGWHQSRRGRGHRHREQGRANRERLEEQKAEDSVPCGTCLTMCPAYELRQREAQNRLHRFEMVAGTERDRLPRADVSRAVKEYSRPAAGKDSTRASDLRPPSVLLKTVCYLVDEIAASSTSQPWTEVYCFVFDRLRSVRQDMIIQRVSGPDCVAVLEKSVRFLLYASYRLCGQQRQYFDPRINDTHLQECLSWLLESYRDGKHQHQEQFQALSLLYNLGSSQAIQHVLELPERIRSSPAVQLALAVSRAHMERNPVRLLRLAQRLDFIQVCAVHRHLLPCRTELLLLYSHGHSSRNCRYPLQRLARLLFLKDALAAQLCQVCGVNVTEDWVNFSKSSFTDAPSGDLQCRCMHEPLDDEKWNGSAGSVIHGCV, from the exons ATGAACGAAACAGCCATGAGCGTCGG GTGGCATCAGTCTAGGAGGGGCCGGGGACACAGGCACAGGGAGCAAGGTCGAGCGAACAGGGAACGGCTGGAGGAGCAGAAAGCTGAGGACTCAGTGCCTTGTGGCACCTGTCTGACTATGTGTCCTGCCTATGAACTACGCCAGCGGGAAGCACAGAATCGACTGCACAGGTTTGAGATGGTGGCCGGCACAGAGCGGGACCGTTTGCCGCGTGCTGATGTCTCACGTGCCGTCAAAGAGTATTCGAGACCTGCAGCGGGGAAAGACTCCACGAGAGCCAGCGACCTTCGACCTCCCTCTGTGCTTTTAAAGACTGTGTGTTACCTCGTCGATGAGATTGCAGCTTCTTCTACTTCTCAGCCATGGACGGAG gtgtattgttttgtgtttgaccGTCTGCGTAGTGTTCGTCAGGACATGATTATCCAGCGTGTGTCGGGGCCGGACTGTGTGGCCGTGCTGGAGAAAAGCGTGCGTTTCCTTCTCTACGCCTCCTACAGACTCTGCGGGCAGCAGCGTCAGTATTTTGACCCGCGTATCAATGACACTCACCTGCAGGAATGCTTGAGCTGGTTGCTGGAGAGCTACAGGGATGGGAAGCACCAGCATCAAGAGCAGTTTCAGGCACTGAGTCTTCTCTATAACTTGG gttcATCTCAAGCCATTCAACATGTTCTGGAGCTGCCCGAGAGGATACGCAGCTCTCCGGCTGTTCAGCTGGCTCTGGCCGTGAGCAGAGCACATATGGAGCGCAACCCAGTTCGGCTGCTCCGTCTAGCCCAGAGACTGGACTTCATCCAGGTCTGTGCCGTCCACCGACACCTGCTGCCCTGCAGGACAGAGCTGCTCCTGCTCTACAGCCACGGACACAGCAGCCGCAACTGCCGCTACCCGCTCCAGAGACTGGCACGCCTCCTCTTTCTGAAGGACGCGCTGGCTGCACAGCTGTGCCAGGTGTGTGGCGTgaatgtcactgaagactgggtGAACTTCTCTAAGAGCTCCTTCACTGACGCTCCGTCTGGAGATCTGCAGTGCAGATGTATGCATGAGCCGCTGGATGACGAGAAGTGGAACGGTTCAGCCGGCAGCGTGATTCATGGCTGTGTCTGA
- the LOC109110603 gene encoding perlwapin-like, with translation MTARVCCVGIVLLLCLSGCLSTTDAASGPNCTVKGHCPAKLTVVPSSRGCVSDKDCSGGHKCCVFDCGAVCVPPAFTKPGVCPRRKFGAGMCAEFCVNDSDCPNDEV, from the exons ATGACGGCTCGAGTGTGCTGCGTGGGGATTGTGCTTTTATTGTGTCTGTCTGGATGCTTGAGCACGACAGACGCGGCTTCAGGACCGAACTGCACAG TGAAGGGTCACTGTCCGGCGAAGCTGACGGTCGTGCCGTCCAGTCGGGGATGTGTTTCTGATAAAGACTGCTCTGGAGGACACAAATGCTGTGTCTTTGACTGCGGGGCTGTGTGTGTGCCGCCTGCTTTCA CAAAGCCAGGAGTGTGTCCACGCAGGAAATTTGGAGCAGGAATGTGTGCCGAGTTCTGTGTCAATGACAGTGACTGTCCGAACGATGAGGTATGA